From Rhodobium gokarnense, a single genomic window includes:
- the fba gene encoding class II fructose-bisphosphate aldolase (catalyzes the reversible aldol condensation of dihydroxyacetonephosphate and glyceraldehyde 3-phosphate in the Calvin cycle, glycolysis, and/or gluconeogenesis) gives MARITLRQLLDHAAENGYGMPAFNVNNMEQVIAIMEAAREVDAPVILQASRGARNYANDIMLAKMIEAAELIFPEIPICVHQDHGNNEATCLTAIQHGFTSVMMDGSLEGDGKTPASYEYNVDITKRVTDMAHWVGASTEGELGVLGSLETGEGEKEDGHGFEGKLDHSQLLTDPDQAVDFVKKTKVDALAIAMGTSHGAYKFTRAPDGDILAMHVIKEINEKLPNTHLVMHGSSAVPQELQDIINEFGGDMPQTWGVPVHECQLGIKHGVRKINIDTDCRLAMSGQVRRVLTQSPAEFDPRKYLKPALDAMRALCKQRYQEFGADGQASKIKVIPIKEMAARYASGALDPQVGVAQAAE, from the coding sequence ATGGCCCGAATTACCCTTCGCCAGCTTCTCGATCACGCCGCCGAAAACGGCTACGGCATGCCGGCGTTCAACGTCAACAACATGGAGCAGGTCATCGCCATCATGGAGGCGGCCCGCGAGGTCGACGCTCCGGTGATCCTGCAGGCCAGCCGCGGCGCCCGCAACTACGCCAACGACATCATGCTCGCCAAGATGATCGAGGCGGCCGAGCTGATCTTTCCGGAGATCCCGATCTGCGTCCACCAGGACCACGGCAACAACGAGGCGACCTGCCTGACCGCCATCCAGCACGGCTTCACCTCCGTGATGATGGACGGCTCGCTGGAAGGCGACGGCAAGACCCCGGCCAGCTACGAGTACAATGTCGACATCACCAAGCGCGTCACCGACATGGCGCACTGGGTCGGCGCCTCGACCGAGGGTGAGCTCGGCGTCCTCGGCTCGCTGGAGACCGGCGAGGGCGAGAAGGAGGACGGCCACGGCTTTGAGGGCAAGCTCGACCACAGCCAGCTCCTCACCGATCCCGACCAGGCCGTCGACTTCGTGAAAAAGACCAAGGTCGACGCGCTGGCCATCGCCATGGGCACCTCGCACGGCGCCTACAAGTTCACGCGTGCGCCGGACGGCGACATCCTCGCCATGCACGTGATCAAGGAGATCAACGAGAAGCTGCCGAACACGCACCTCGTCATGCACGGCTCCTCCGCGGTGCCGCAGGAGCTGCAGGACATCATCAACGAGTTCGGCGGGGACATGCCGCAGACCTGGGGCGTGCCGGTGCACGAATGCCAGCTCGGCATCAAGCACGGCGTGCGCAAGATCAACATCGACACCGACTGCCGCCTCGCCATGAGCGGCCAGGTCCGCCGCGTGCTGACCCAGTCGCCGGCCGAGTTCGACCCCCGCAAGTACCTGAAGCCCGCCCTGGACGCCATGCGCGCGCTCTGCAAGCAGCGCTACCAGGAATTCGGCGCCGACGGCCAGGCATCGAAGATCAAGGTCATCCCGATCAAGGAGATGGCCGCCCGTTACGCTTCCGGCGCGCTCGACCCGCAGGTCGGCGTCGCGCAGGCAGCCGAGTAA
- the tkt gene encoding transketolase translates to MILKQSDTIARAPVDAAAATAVEITERDMANALRALSMDAVQAANSGHPGMPMGMADVATVLFNRFLKFDPAEPHWPDRDRFVLSAGHGSMLLYSLLHLTGYADFTMEELKNFRQFGSRTAGHPEFGHGAGIETTTGPLGQGIATAVGMAIAERMMAARYGDDIVDHKTYVIAGDGCLMEGISHEAIDLAGHLKLNKLIVLWDDNTITIDGSTGLSTSTDQLERFKAHGWDVARVDGHDPEAVAAAIEAANASDKPSLIACKTIIGFGAPNKQGTAATHGAPLGDEEIAAARKTLGWTAAPFEIPGDIADAWLHAGGRGGAERTAWSARLNAKPEDVRTTFEAAIAGKVPEAADKALADLIESFAEEKPKLATRQSSQKTIEAVLPAMPALIGGSADLTGSNGTRAKGQPEITADDFAGSYIHFGVREHGMAAAMNGIALHGGFVPYGGTFLIFTDYCRPSIRLSALMGVRVIYVMTHDSIGLGEDGPTHQPVEHLAALRAIPNLNVIRPADAVEAAEAWQAALHAEGTPTVLCLSRQGLATLRSDPTTENLTARGGYVLKDGEKRDVTLIGTGSEVAIALAAAELLAAEGIHAAVVSMPSFELFEAQDAAYQDEVLGDVPCVAVEAAVRDGWDRFIGRKGAFVGMKSFGASAPANELYEHFGITAEAVAAEARRLVG, encoded by the coding sequence ATGATCCTCAAGCAATCCGACACCATCGCCAGGGCCCCGGTCGACGCCGCCGCGGCGACCGCGGTGGAGATCACCGAACGCGACATGGCCAACGCCCTGCGCGCCCTTTCCATGGACGCCGTCCAGGCCGCCAATTCCGGCCATCCCGGCATGCCGATGGGCATGGCGGATGTCGCCACCGTGCTGTTCAACCGGTTCCTGAAGTTCGATCCGGCCGAGCCGCACTGGCCCGACCGCGACCGCTTCGTGCTGTCGGCCGGCCACGGCTCCATGCTGCTCTATTCGCTCCTGCACCTGACCGGCTACGCCGACTTCACGATGGAGGAGCTGAAGAACTTCCGCCAGTTCGGCTCCCGCACCGCCGGCCATCCGGAATTCGGCCACGGCGCCGGCATCGAGACCACCACCGGCCCGCTCGGCCAGGGCATCGCCACCGCCGTCGGCATGGCCATCGCCGAGCGCATGATGGCGGCCCGCTATGGCGACGACATTGTCGACCACAAGACCTATGTCATCGCCGGCGACGGCTGCCTGATGGAGGGCATCAGCCACGAGGCGATCGACCTCGCCGGCCATTTGAAGCTCAATAAGCTGATCGTGCTGTGGGACGACAACACCATCACCATCGATGGCTCGACGGGGCTCTCCACCTCCACCGACCAGCTCGAGCGCTTCAAGGCCCACGGCTGGGACGTTGCCCGCGTCGACGGCCACGATCCGGAGGCGGTCGCCGCCGCCATCGAGGCGGCAAATGCGAGCGACAAGCCGTCCCTGATCGCCTGCAAGACCATCATCGGCTTCGGCGCCCCGAACAAGCAGGGCACCGCCGCCACCCATGGCGCACCCCTCGGCGACGAGGAGATCGCGGCTGCCCGCAAGACCCTCGGCTGGACAGCCGCACCGTTCGAGATCCCGGGCGACATCGCCGATGCCTGGCTCCATGCCGGCGGCCGCGGCGGCGCCGAGCGCACTGCCTGGTCCGCGCGCCTCAACGCCAAGCCGGAGGACGTGCGCACCACCTTTGAAGCGGCAATCGCCGGCAAGGTGCCGGAGGCCGCCGACAAGGCGCTCGCCGACCTCATCGAGAGCTTTGCCGAGGAAAAGCCGAAGCTCGCCACCCGCCAGTCGTCCCAGAAGACGATCGAGGCGGTGCTGCCGGCAATGCCCGCCCTGATCGGCGGCTCGGCCGACCTCACTGGCTCCAACGGCACCCGCGCCAAGGGCCAGCCGGAGATCACCGCCGACGACTTTGCCGGCTCCTACATCCATTTCGGCGTCCGCGAGCACGGCATGGCGGCTGCCATGAACGGCATCGCGCTGCATGGCGGGTTCGTGCCCTATGGCGGCACCTTCCTGATCTTCACCGACTACTGCCGGCCGTCGATCCGCCTCTCCGCCCTGATGGGCGTGCGCGTCATCTACGTCATGACCCACGACTCCATCGGCCTCGGCGAGGACGGCCCTACCCACCAGCCGGTGGAGCACCTGGCGGCGCTTCGGGCGATCCCGAACCTCAACGTCATCCGCCCCGCCGACGCGGTGGAGGCTGCCGAAGCCTGGCAAGCGGCACTGCATGCCGAGGGAACGCCGACGGTGCTGTGCCTCTCGCGCCAGGGCCTTGCGACCCTGCGCTCCGACCCGACGACGGAGAACCTGACCGCCCGCGGCGGCTATGTCCTGAAGGACGGCGAGAAGCGCGACGTCACCCTGATCGGCACCGGTTCGGAAGTCGCCATTGCGCTTGCGGCCGCCGAACTGCTCGCCGCAGAAGGCATCCACGCCGCCGTCGTCTCCATGCCCTCGTTCGAACTGTTCGAGGCCCAGGACGCCGCCTACCAGGACGAGGTCCTCGGCGATGTCCCGTGTGTCGCCGTGGAAGCTGCCGTCCGCGACGGCTGGGACCGCTTCATCGGCCGCAAGGGCGCCTTCGTCGGCATGAAGAGCTTCGGTGCCTCGGCGCCGGCCAACGAGCTCTACGAGCATTTCGGCATCACCGCCGAGGCCGTTGCCGCAGAAGCCCGCCGCCTCGTCGGCTGA
- a CDS encoding form I ribulose bisphosphate carboxylase large subunit, translated as MAGEAKSGGYVAGVKEYRETYWMPDYTPKDTDLLACFKVTPQAGVPREEAAAAVAAESSTGTWTTVWTDLLTDLEYYKGRAYAIEDVPGDDEAFYAFIAYPIDLFEEGSVVNVFTSLVGNVFGFKAVRALRLEDVRFPIAYVMTCNGPPHGIQVERDIMNKYGRALLGCTIKPKLGLSAKNYGRAVYECLRGGLDFTKDDENVNSQPFMRWKQRFDFVMEAIEKAEAETGERKGHYLNVTAPTPDEMFKRAEYAKELGAPIIMHDYLTGGFCANTGLAQWCRDNGLLLHIHRAMHAVIDRNPRHGIHFRVLAKALRLSGGDHLHTGTVVGKLEGDRASTLGWIDLLRDKYVKEDRSRGIFFDQDWGAMPGAFAVASGGIHVWHMPALVSIFGDDAVLQFGGGTLGHPWGNAAGAAANRVALEACVEARNQGRVLEKEGKEILTAAAESSPELKMAMETWKEIKFEFDTVDKLDVAHR; from the coding sequence ATGGCTGGTGAAGCCAAGAGTGGCGGCTACGTCGCCGGCGTGAAAGAGTATCGGGAAACCTACTGGATGCCCGACTACACCCCGAAGGACACGGACCTGCTGGCCTGTTTCAAGGTCACCCCGCAGGCCGGCGTCCCGCGCGAAGAGGCGGCTGCGGCCGTGGCGGCCGAATCCTCGACCGGCACCTGGACCACCGTCTGGACCGACCTCCTGACCGACCTGGAGTACTACAAGGGCCGCGCCTACGCGATCGAGGACGTGCCCGGCGACGACGAGGCCTTCTACGCCTTCATCGCCTATCCCATCGACCTGTTCGAAGAGGGATCGGTGGTGAACGTGTTCACCTCGCTGGTCGGCAACGTCTTCGGCTTCAAGGCGGTGCGCGCCCTGCGCCTGGAAGATGTGCGCTTCCCGATCGCCTATGTGATGACCTGCAACGGCCCCCCGCACGGCATCCAGGTCGAGCGCGACATCATGAACAAGTACGGCCGCGCCCTCCTCGGCTGCACCATCAAGCCGAAGCTCGGCCTCTCGGCCAAGAACTACGGCCGCGCCGTCTATGAGTGCCTGCGCGGCGGCCTCGACTTCACCAAGGACGACGAGAACGTCAACTCCCAGCCCTTCATGCGCTGGAAGCAGCGCTTCGACTTCGTCATGGAGGCGATCGAGAAGGCCGAGGCCGAGACCGGCGAGCGCAAGGGCCACTACCTGAACGTCACCGCGCCGACCCCGGACGAGATGTTCAAGCGGGCCGAATACGCCAAGGAACTCGGCGCGCCGATCATCATGCACGACTACCTGACCGGCGGCTTCTGCGCCAATACCGGTCTGGCCCAGTGGTGCCGCGACAACGGCCTGCTGTTGCACATCCACCGCGCCATGCACGCCGTCATCGACCGCAACCCGCGCCACGGCATCCACTTCCGCGTTCTCGCCAAGGCGCTGCGCCTGTCCGGCGGCGACCACCTGCACACCGGCACCGTGGTCGGCAAGCTGGAAGGCGACCGGGCCTCGACCCTCGGCTGGATCGACCTGTTGCGCGACAAGTACGTCAAGGAAGACCGCTCGCGCGGCATCTTCTTCGACCAGGACTGGGGCGCCATGCCCGGCGCCTTCGCCGTCGCCTCCGGCGGCATCCATGTCTGGCACATGCCGGCGCTGGTCTCGATCTTCGGCGACGACGCTGTCCTGCAGTTCGGCGGTGGCACCCTCGGCCACCCCTGGGGCAATGCGGCCGGTGCCGCGGCCAACCGCGTCGCGCTGGAAGCCTGCGTGGAAGCCCGCAACCAGGGCCGCGTGCTGGAGAAGGAAGGCAAGGAAATCCTGACCGCCGCCGCCGAATCCAGCCCCGAGCTGAAGATGGCGATGGAGACCTGGAAAGAGATCAAGTTCGAGTTCGACACCGTCGACAAGCTCGACGTCGCCCACCGCTAG